Genomic segment of Candidatus Binataceae bacterium:
GCGGTTTCCCGATTTGGCACTCCCTTCGCATCGGCTAGCTTGCGAAGCATGAATTCGCCCACGCTTCGCTGCCAGGCCTCGTGGTCCGCGTCGTAAGGGCAAAGAAGGGACGCTCATGGCAAATCGAACTCTATCCGATGATTCGGGATCGAAGGGCGACGGCGTGGTCGAATCCAAGGGACGGATCAGACAATGGGCCGAAGGAATGCGGGTAGAGGCGCTGGCCAACCTCGCGCACGAATTGCGCACGCCGTTGCAGGTGCTGCACGGCTATCTCGATATCCTGCGCGACGAATGGGCTGAAAGGCTCGATGCCGAGCCGCGATCGATGCTGGACCGGATGAACAGCAACATGCACGACCTCTCCCAGACCGTCGACAACATCATGGAGTTCGTGATGTCGGAGGCCGGAGTTACCGGCCGGGTGCAGGAATACGTCCTTGTAAGCAATCTGGTGAGCGACCTTGCCCCGGCGATCGAAGCGGCCAGGGGCGGCAAGGATGTCAGTCTCAAGATCGACCTCGAGGATGCACCGCCGACAATTCATCTCGCGCGCCGGCCGCTGCGCTCGATTCTTTCCAACCTGGTCCTCAACGCGATCAAGTTCACCGACCATGGGAGCGTCACCGTCCGTATAAGCGGCGCGCCCGCCCGTGACGCGGAGCCCGGCCTCGTGCTCGAGGTCAGCGATACGGGGATGGGGATGAGCCCGGCGCTGATCAAACAGGCAGCCGAGCCGTTCACGCAGCTATCGCGGACCAGCGCGCGCAAGTATCGCGGACTTGGCCTGGGCCTCGCCGTGGTGCATCGCAATGTCCGGGCGCTGGGCGCCCAAGCTCGAAGTCACCTCGACGCCGGGCCGCGGCCCGGTGCTTCGTTGTGCGTATGCCGCCCGCCCCGTTCATCACCGAGCAGCGGGCTAAAAAGGTGGACAAACGGATCTTCGGCCGCGGCGGCAGAGCGGGCAAGCACACACCCAGACCCCCTGCGATTCAGCCGCCTCCCGCGTTACCGCGGAAAGCGGCCGTCGCCACTGACGGCCGGGTGGTCGTGCTCTTGTGATTCGTTTCGTGAAGACGCCAGCGTCCCCTGAAAAGCGCGGCGGCGGAGTCGGCGGTTAAAAGGGGGATCGCCTATTCGTCCTACCGGTAGTGACGCATCAGCCCGACCACCACGCCGCGAATCCTCAGGTTGTCTTCGCTGACGAAAATTGGATCCATGCTGGCGTTGGCCGGCTGCAGGCGGACCTTGCCGCCGTTTTCAGGGAAGTATTTCTTGACCGTGGCTTCATCGCCGATAAGCGCGACCACGGTTTCGCCCGGTGTAGCCGCGTCGCGTCCCTCGACGATGATGTAGTCGCCGTCGCGAATGCCCTCGTCGATCATCGACTCGCCTTTGACGCGCAGACAGAATGTGTTGTCCCGCCGCACGAACTCCTCGGGCACCGCGATAGTGTCATTGCTTTCGACGGCTTCGATCGGCACGCCGGCGGCGACGGTGCCGACAAGTTTCAGCTCGTGCGCCGCTGGCCGCTTGCTTTCGACCGTGACTTCGAGCGCGCGGCTGTGATTGTGTACGCGCCTGATGAAGCCCTTTTGTTCGAGGTTATGTAGATGCTTGTGCACCGTGGCCAGCGAGGATAGTCCGAAGTACTGTCCGACCTCGCTCAGTGTCGGCGCGTAGCCGTGCTCGGTGATATAGTTCTCTAGGAAATCGACGAGTTGCTTCTGCCGTTTTGTGAGCGTGGCCATCAATTCATCTACCTCCATCGGAACTTTCGTTGGCGGCGCGATCCATGGTGGCGAAAATCCGGCGAATCTGCAAGTATGGCAGAGACAGCCCTCGCAAAGCGTCCTCAAAACTGATCCACTGGAAAGAGATGGCCAGGATTCGCGTTATCTACGAAAGCGGCGAGCCCGAGCGGGTTATTGAATTCAACCCTGCCGAGGCACCGTTCTATCATGACGGCAGACCCGGCTCGATCCTCGACGTCCTGTTAGGCCATCATATCCACCTGGAGCATGCCTGCGGAGGTAATTGCGCCTGCACCACTTGTCACGTGATCGTCAAATCGGGATTCAACAAGCTCTCGGAGTCCTCCGAGCAGGAGGAAGACCTGCTCGATAAGGCGCCGGGGCTGACGCCGACCTCGCGCCTGGCGTGCCAGGCGGTGATCGAGGATCCCGACACCGAAATCGTAGTCATGGTTCCCCGCTACACCATTAACCAGGTAAGTGAGAGTGCGCCAAAGCCCGAGCCGTGAACGGAACGCCCTCGCCGGCTCGTCTGGAGACTTGTACCGCGATGAGTGAGCCGGGGACGCCCGCCGCTTCGCCGCCGCGGCGGCAGGTTTACCGCGCGCGCGTCGAGCGGGTACACGATCACAACTCCGACACGCGGTCGCTGTTCCTGAGTCTCGTCAACGGCGGGCGGCTCGCCTTCATCCCCGGCCAGTTCATCTCGATCTCGCTCGCGCTAGAAAACGAAACGCGCGTGCGGCCGTATACTCTTGCTTCGAGCCCGGAAGATACCGGTGCGATCGAAATTTGCTTCAACCGGGTGCCGGGCGGTGTCGGCGTGCGCTACCTGTTCGAGCGCAAGGCCGGCGACGAACTTCAATTCACGGGGCCGTTCGGAGCGTTCACGATGGAACGCGCGCCGGAGCAGGAATGCGTATTCATAGCCGAGGGCACCGCGATCGCGCCGATTCGCCCGATGATCCGCCGCGCCCTCGGCATGCCGTCGCCCCCGCCGATCAACCTGCTCTACGCGGCGACCGATTCAGACCATCTCCTTTATCGCCACGAGATCGAGGAGTGGTCGGCGGCAGGAGTCAAATTCACGTCCGTCCTGGCGCCTGCCGCGGAGCTTTACGCGCGGCTGATCGCCGAAGCGCAGCGCCGATGGATCGACGCCGATTCCGAACGCGGCCGTCAGTTTTACGTATGCGGCGTCGGCATAGGCGTGCTCGCACTTCGCGATCTGTTGCGCGGGGCCGGCTACGAGCGGCGCGCCGTTCACTACGAACAATGGTGACGTCGCCGCCCGCGCGGCTTAGGGAATTTTCTTGAGCGGCTTGCCGCTCTGGTCATAGATCGTCAGCGCCGACTCGCCGCCCGCCGTCTGCAGCTGCACGCGGGCGCCGCCCTTGGCGCCGGACAGCGTGAGCGAGCGCTGGTCCTTGTCCATCGCCATTTCGGCAGCGTTGCTGCCGTCGGGGTTGAGCAGCGAGAACGCGGCAGGCCCGTCATGGGCCGCGACATTTACCGCCAGGCGCGGCTTGCCCTCGTCGCCTGACAGCGCAAGCATCGTAGCGCCCTCCTTGGTCACGACCAGCGCGGCGCGCTCGATCCCCTGCTGATCGTAGAGGCCCAGATGCGACATTCCCTCGCCCGAGACGTTGAGCTTGACGCGCACGTTGCCCTGTTCGTCCATCACTTCGAATTGCTTCGCGCTGATGCTCGTCAGCAACTGTTGATCGGCGGCCGCCGCTGCCGCCGCGGGCCACATCCGCGCCGAAGCCGCGCCGCCGAGCGCCCCCGCGATCAGCGCCGCGATCAGAATCGTCCGGTTCCCGGTCTGTTTCATCGGTTCGTCCTCTTTTCCTCAAGCTGTCAGTTCGGCCAGGATGCTGTGCTCGCCGACGAGCCCCTCGACGCGGAGCGCGCGTTTTAAGCGCCGCTCGCGTTCGAGCCGGCGGGCGGCGCCATCAACCAGGGCCGGGTCGATCGCCAGCACGCGCGCGACGGCTCGTTCGGCGCCGAACCCCGCGATCTCGAAATACCGGCGCACGACGAGATAGGCGGCCTCGCTGCGCGAGAGTTCGCGCGTCTGGCGGAGCGCCTCGCCCCATCGATGCTCCATCGTGTCCCACACGTAAGTGAAAGGGTCGTAGCGCTCTTCGACCTTGAGCGCGAGAAATTTCTCCTGCAGCTCCTTCATCGCACGATCGAACTCTCCGCGCATTTTCGGCGGCGCGTGCCCGGAGCCCAGCTTGAGCGCCCGGGTCTCGGCGGGGCCGCGGCGCGCAAGCGCGTCCATCACCAGCTTCGCGCAGTGCGAGAGCATCCCGCGCTCGTAAAGCGCGCGGTAGCCGCGCGGCTCGGCGCGCAGTCGGAGGAAGGCGGGGAGAAAGGCGCGCGCGATGAAGCCCGGCCGCCCGGCCATCACCTTGCCATAGTAAACAAGTCTTTTGGCCGGCAGCGTATCCTTGATGCTCCAGGTCATCATGATCGCGTGGTCGTGCTGGATATGTTCGGGCAGCGGCGGCTCGCGCATTCCCTCGATCGCTTCCCGCAGGCACGGCACGCCCAGGCCCGCCGTGAACGCCGCGCAAAATCCGACCTCCTCGATGAAGCCGAGGGCCGCGCGCTCGCCGCGTAGGCTCCGATGGCGGACGCGGCGGAAATGATGGTCGCGATGGCGTTCGAGCGCGTCGAGCGGCGGCGGCGCAGGCGCGCGATGCGCTCGCGGGGGCTTGCGCATGGTTGCCGTGCTCATGCCGGTATTTTCGTCACGCAGTCCCGGAACAGGTCGTGATAGTTGGCGCGCACGCCGAGCCCGCGCATTATGCCGTCGAGTCCGACCAGCGCGCGCACGGTAAACACTCCGTGCGCGGGCGATTTGTAGAGCTTGTACTTGAAGGCGATTTCGCCCACCTGGGCGAGTTTCCCGACCAGGTCGTACTCCTCGGGCCCGTAGAGGCGGTCCTCCAGCACCGGCTCGAACAGCAGGTGAACGGCTTCGATCATCGGGCCCGGCTTCTGCGCGCGGTCGAGGTAGCCGAGCTTGACCAGCGCCAGCCCGAGCGCGCGGTCGTTGCGCTCGACCAGCGCGCGCGCGAACTGAAGATTGGCGCGGCGAACCGCTTCGGGATAGTGGCGAATCGATCCGAAGTCGAGCACGCAGATGTGCGGATGATGCGTCACCAGGTAGTTGCCGGGATGCGGGTCTGTGTGGAGCACGCCGAATTCGAGCAGCTGGCGCCAGACCAGCTCGTAGTATTTGCGCGTGACCCATTTGCGCAGCGCCAGGTCGGCCGCCGGGTTCATCAGGTCGGAGAGCCGGTAGCCGTCGAGGTAGGTGATCGTGAGCACGCGGCGGGAACTCAAGTCGTCGATCACGCGCGGGATGACCGTTTCGGGATCGTCGGCGTAGAGCGCATGGAATTCCGTGGTGTTGCGCGCCTCGATCCGGTAGTCGAGCTCCTCAACCAGCCGCTCCTCCAGTTCGCGATAGACCGTGCGGGTTTCGATCTTTTGGCGCATCAGGTCGCCCGCGATCGCCTGCAGGGTGCGCAGCAGAAGCTTGAGATTGCCGAGATCCTGACGCACGGTCGCGTCGATGCCCGGATACTGCACCTTGACCGCGACTTCCTCGCCGTTTTTCAGCCGCGCGCGATGGACCTGGCCGAGCGAGGCTGCGGCGAAAGCCCGCGGCTCGAAATTCGCGAAGAGCTGTTCCGGGCGTTTGCCGAGTTCGCGGCGGATCTGCTGCGCGATCAGCGGGTAGTCCATCGGCGGCACGCCGTCGCGCGTGGTCTTGAGCAGATCGATCGCCTCGAGCGGCAGCAGATCCTCCCGCATCGAGAGCATCTGCACCAGCTTCATGAACGCGCCGCGCAGTTGGGTGGAGCTTTCGACGATGCGCCGGGCGTTGCGGATGTGCGTGGCGAGCAGTTCGCGCTCGTGGCTGGCGGCGTCGAGGAAGGGCTTGCGCAGCGACGTCCACAGGTAGCTGGTGCCGACTTGCGAGGCCAGTCCGCCCATCTTGAGCGCCCGGCGCGTGCGCCCCGAGGTGATCGATTTGTTCGACTTTCCGCTCACGTCCGCTCCCGGGCGATCCCGACGCGATTGATGAGAGTGGCGGCGAAGGCGGCACCGAAACCGTTGTCGATATTGACCACGGTGACTCCGCTCGCACACGAATTGAGCATTCCGAGCAGCGCCGCCACGCCGCCGAACGCGGCGCCATAGCCGACGCTGGTAGGCACCGCGATCACCGGCTTGTCGGTCAATCCCGCCACCACTGAGGGCAGCGCCCCTTCCATTCCGGCGGCCACGATCAGCACTGCCGATGCGTGCACGCGCTCGAGGTTGGCGGTCAGACGATGGATGCCGGCGACGCCGACGTCATAGAGCCGCTCGACCGCATTGCCGAAGAGCTCGGCGCAGAGCGCCGCCTCTTCGGCCACCGCAAGGTCCGAGGTTCCGGCGCAAATCACCATCACGATTCCCTGCCCGCGCTGCGCGGGCCTGCGCTTGACGATCACGCCGAGGCGGGCTTCGGGATGATACACGAGGCCGCGGAGGCGGCGGCGCAACTCACGCGCCTTTTTCGGGTCGAGCCGCGTGACCACCAGGTTGGCGCCCCCCTCGACAACGCGCGCGCCGATCGCCGCGATTTGCGCGGCGCTCTTGCCCTCGCCAAAAATCACCTCGGGTACTCCGCGGCGCAGCGCGCGATGCTGATCGACCTTGGCGAAGCCGAGATCCTCGAAGGGCATATGGCGCAGGCGTTCGAGCGCCGCTGCGGCGTCAAGCCTTCCCGCCGCGACCTGCTCCAGCAGCCGGCGCAAGCGCTCCTCGGTCATCGTAATTGCTCTCGGGCCGGCCGCATTCCCCGGTTAGCGCCGGCGCGCCTGCTCGGCATACAGTGGCCGGGCGGGCGTGATCAGAATTTCGCGCACCGCGCGCGCGTCGGCGCGCACCACCGTGAGCGTCGCTTCGCCTGCCTTGAGCTGTTCGCCGGGCCGGGGAATATGACCAAGACGTTCGACCACGAGCCCGCCGATCGTAGCATACTCGGCGCTTTCCGGCAGTCGCAGTCGGAAGCGCTCGTTGAGTTCGGTCACGGTCGCGCGCGCCGACGCGCTGAGCGCGCGCGGACTTATCACGCGCACCAGTTCCTCGCCCGGCGCGTGCTCCTCTTCGATCTCGCCCACGATCTCCTCGAGCAGGTCCTCGAGCGTAAGAATCCCCGCCGCGCCGCCGTACTCGTCGACGATGACGGCCAGGTTCTGTCCGGTGCGCTGGAAGGTGAGCAGCATCTGGTCCAGCGGCGTGGATTCGGCATAGTATGCCACCTGGCGCATCACTTCGCTGACCGGACGGCTCAGGTCGGGCGCTTCGAGGAGATCGAAGACGTGGAGCAGCCCCACGATGTTGACGATACGCTTTTCGAAGACCGGGATCCGGCTGAAGCCGGAGCGCCGCGCGATTTCGGCGGCTTCCGCGAGCGTGGTTTCGAGCGCGGCCGCCTCGACCCGCACCAGCGGCACCATCGCCTGGCGCGCTTCGGCGTTCCTGAAGCGGAAGATGCGGCTGATCATCTGGCGCTCGGCCGGCAGGATCGCATCCGCGATCGAAGGCTGCGGCTGATCGGCAAGCGAGCGAATCATCAGGGCGAGGTCTTCGCGCGTGATGAACACGCTCTGCATGTCAGAGGGCACGCCGGCGAGCCGTCTGAGCCATCGGCTGACCACGGTTTCGATCTGGAGCATCGGCCAGAAGGCGGCTTCGAGAGCGCGCAGCGGGGTCGCGGCGATCCGTGCGAAACTGATCGGACGGCGGAAGGTCAGGAGTTTGGGCAACGATTCGCCGATCAGCAGCGTCAGCGGGGCCAGGATGAAGGGCGCGAGATAGGAATAGTGGGGTCCGAACTGATGCATGAACACGGTGAGCACGCTGGCGGCGATAACCGTCGCCAGGTTGGCCCCGGTGAGCGTGAGCGCCAGCACCCGCTCACGGCGGCGCAGCAGCGCGAGCAGCAACGGAGTTTCGCGCTGGTCGCGCGCATTGGCGGCCGCGAGCTTAGTCTCGTCGGTCACCACCATCGCGATTTCGCTGGCGGCGAAGAAAGCCTGCACCAGAATACACGCCGCGATCGCGGCGATGAGCACGCCTAGCTCCATCGCGTGAGCCTCACCTGCTCGATCGTCGCGCCGCGCACTTTCTCGACTTTCGCCTCGAACGCGCCCAGCCGCAGTTGCTCGCCTGGCTGCGGAACGCGGCCGAGCCGGCGCAGCACCAGCGAGCTGAGGGTGCGTTCGTGGCCGCGCGGGGCAAAGGCATTGCCGCCGTCGAGCGCCTCTGTCAGGCGCGCGAGGCCGATCGTCCCGGAGGCGATCCATGCCTGCTCGCCGGCTGGAGCGAGGTCGGGGCCTTCGAGCTCGAATTCGTCGCGCAGTTCGCCGAACAGCTCTTCGAGCAGGTCTTCGAGCGTGACCAGTCCGAGAAGCTGGCCGTATTCGTCGACCACGAACGCGAGCTGGAGGCGGCGCTGACGCATCTCCTCGAACAATTCGCCGAGCGTCTTGCCCGGCGGCACGAAGTAGGCTTCGCGGACCAGCCGCTCCAGGCGCGGCGGCATGGACTCCAGGCGCCGCGCGATCAAATCCTTGGCCCGCAGCACCCCGACGATATTGTTGAGATTGCCGCGGTAAACGGGGACGCGCGAGAAATGGCCGTGAGCGACTTCGGCGATGATGCGTTCGGCGGGGGTGTCGAGGTCGAGCGAGAAGATGCGCTCGCGCGGCGTCATGATCTCGGAGACCCGCCGCGAACCGAAGGCAAAGACCTTGTCAATCAGCTCGCGCTCGGCGGGCGCCACCTGGCCGAACCGTTCGCTCGCCACCAGCAGCGCCTTGAACTCGCTTTCCGAAAGCGGCGCGGTGGGCGTCGGCTCCTCGGGCACCAACAGCCGCGCCAGCGGATGGAGGGTCAGCGCGGCCGAGGCCAGCGGCGGTGCGGTCAGCCGCGCCACCGCGGCGGGAAAGCCGAGGGCGAAGGTCTTGGGCGCGATGTCGCTGACCAGCAGCACCAGCACGAACATCACCGGCACCGAAATCCATCCTCCCGGCGGCCCAAGCCAGGCCAGGAGAAAAGTTGTCGCCAGACATTCGGCGAAGATGTTAATCGCCTCGTTGAACCCGATTATCACGAGCAGCGATTCGAGCGGGCGGCGCAGCAATGAATCGACGGCCTTGGCCGCCGCCTCGCCCAGGCGCGCGCGGGTGTGCTGCATTCGCGCCAGCGCGAAAAGCGCGGTTTCCGAGGCGGCGAGCAGCGCACTCGCTCCGAGCAAAAGGATGACCAGCACTAACAGCATCGCCGATACTTCGATCGCCTACCCATCCGGTAGCGAGCGCAACTGGTCCCATCCGGCCAGCGCCGGCGCACCGCCGCGCACCGCCACGCGGCCCGCGTTTACCAGCACTGCTTCGCCGGAAGTAGTGACGCGGCCGATACGGCTCACGCATACCCCCAGGCTGCGGGTCAGCGCGGCCGCGGCACGCGGCTCGCGCAGACAGAACAGCAATTCGTAGTCTTCGCCACCGCCAAGCGCGAGCGTCGGATCGCCGCCCAGCACCGCGCGGTAGGCTTGAGAAAGCGGCAGCGCGGCGGCGTCGATCTCGGCGCCGACGCGGCTCCGCTCGAGAAGATGGCCGAGG
This window contains:
- a CDS encoding HAMP domain-containing sensor histidine kinase; translated protein: MANRTLSDDSGSKGDGVVESKGRIRQWAEGMRVEALANLAHELRTPLQVLHGYLDILRDEWAERLDAEPRSMLDRMNSNMHDLSQTVDNIMEFVMSEAGVTGRVQEYVLVSNLVSDLAPAIEAARGGKDVSLKIDLEDAPPTIHLARRPLRSILSNLVLNAIKFTDHGSVTVRISGAPARDAEPGLVLEVSDTGMGMSPALIKQAAEPFTQLSRTSARKYRGLGLGLAVVHRNVRALGAQARSHLDAGPRPGASLCVCRPPRSSPSSGLKRWTNGSSAAAAERASTHPDPLRFSRLPRYRGKRPSPLTAGWSCSCDSFREDASVP
- the lexA gene encoding transcriptional repressor LexA — its product is MATLTKRQKQLVDFLENYITEHGYAPTLSEVGQYFGLSSLATVHKHLHNLEQKGFIRRVHNHSRALEVTVESKRPAAHELKLVGTVAAGVPIEAVESNDTIAVPEEFVRRDNTFCLRVKGESMIDEGIRDGDYIIVEGRDAATPGETVVALIGDEATVKKYFPENGGKVRLQPANASMDPIFVSEDNLRIRGVVVGLMRHYR
- a CDS encoding 2Fe-2S iron-sulfur cluster-binding protein gives rise to the protein MARIRVIYESGEPERVIEFNPAEAPFYHDGRPGSILDVLLGHHIHLEHACGGNCACTTCHVIVKSGFNKLSESSEQEEDLLDKAPGLTPTSRLACQAVIEDPDTEIVVMVPRYTINQVSESAPKPEP
- a CDS encoding FAD-dependent oxidoreductase yields the protein MSEPGTPAASPPRRQVYRARVERVHDHNSDTRSLFLSLVNGGRLAFIPGQFISISLALENETRVRPYTLASSPEDTGAIEICFNRVPGGVGVRYLFERKAGDELQFTGPFGAFTMERAPEQECVFIAEGTAIAPIRPMIRRALGMPSPPPINLLYAATDSDHLLYRHEIEEWSAAGVKFTSVLAPAAELYARLIAEAQRRWIDADSERGRQFYVCGVGIGVLALRDLLRGAGYERRAVHYEQW
- a CDS encoding AarF/UbiB family protein, whose product is MSGKSNKSITSGRTRRALKMGGLASQVGTSYLWTSLRKPFLDAASHERELLATHIRNARRIVESSTQLRGAFMKLVQMLSMREDLLPLEAIDLLKTTRDGVPPMDYPLIAQQIRRELGKRPEQLFANFEPRAFAAASLGQVHRARLKNGEEVAVKVQYPGIDATVRQDLGNLKLLLRTLQAIAGDLMRQKIETRTVYRELEERLVEELDYRIEARNTTEFHALYADDPETVIPRVIDDLSSRRVLTITYLDGYRLSDLMNPAADLALRKWVTRKYYELVWRQLLEFGVLHTDPHPGNYLVTHHPHICVLDFGSIRHYPEAVRRANLQFARALVERNDRALGLALVKLGYLDRAQKPGPMIEAVHLLFEPVLEDRLYGPEEYDLVGKLAQVGEIAFKYKLYKSPAHGVFTVRALVGLDGIMRGLGVRANYHDLFRDCVTKIPA
- the larB gene encoding nickel pincer cofactor biosynthesis protein LarB is translated as MTEERLRRLLEQVAAGRLDAAAALERLRHMPFEDLGFAKVDQHRALRRGVPEVIFGEGKSAAQIAAIGARVVEGGANLVVTRLDPKKARELRRRLRGLVYHPEARLGVIVKRRPAQRGQGIVMVICAGTSDLAVAEEAALCAELFGNAVERLYDVGVAGIHRLTANLERVHASAVLIVAAGMEGALPSVVAGLTDKPVIAVPTSVGYGAAFGGVAALLGMLNSCASGVTVVNIDNGFGAAFAATLINRVGIARERT
- a CDS encoding hemolysin family protein; amino-acid sequence: MELGVLIAAIAACILVQAFFAASEIAMVVTDETKLAAANARDQRETPLLLALLRRRERVLALTLTGANLATVIAASVLTVFMHQFGPHYSYLAPFILAPLTLLIGESLPKLLTFRRPISFARIAATPLRALEAAFWPMLQIETVVSRWLRRLAGVPSDMQSVFITREDLALMIRSLADQPQPSIADAILPAERQMISRIFRFRNAEARQAMVPLVRVEAAALETTLAEAAEIARRSGFSRIPVFEKRIVNIVGLLHVFDLLEAPDLSRPVSEVMRQVAYYAESTPLDQMLLTFQRTGQNLAVIVDEYGGAAGILTLEDLLEEIVGEIEEEHAPGEELVRVISPRALSASARATVTELNERFRLRLPESAEYATIGGLVVERLGHIPRPGEQLKAGEATLTVVRADARAVREILITPARPLYAEQARRR
- a CDS encoding hemolysin family protein, giving the protein MLLVLVILLLGASALLAASETALFALARMQHTRARLGEAAAKAVDSLLRRPLESLLVIIGFNEAINIFAECLATTFLLAWLGPPGGWISVPVMFVLVLLVSDIAPKTFALGFPAAVARLTAPPLASAALTLHPLARLLVPEEPTPTAPLSESEFKALLVASERFGQVAPAERELIDKVFAFGSRRVSEIMTPRERIFSLDLDTPAERIIAEVAHGHFSRVPVYRGNLNNIVGVLRAKDLIARRLESMPPRLERLVREAYFVPPGKTLGELFEEMRQRRLQLAFVVDEYGQLLGLVTLEDLLEELFGELRDEFELEGPDLAPAGEQAWIASGTIGLARLTEALDGGNAFAPRGHERTLSSLVLRRLGRVPQPGEQLRLGAFEAKVEKVRGATIEQVRLTRWS